A genome region from Chitinophagales bacterium includes the following:
- a CDS encoding CoA transferase subunit A yields the protein MGFNKVYKTADEALAGIQDGMTLMLGGFGLCGIPENSIAALVRKGTKNLTCISNNAGVDDFGLGLLLQTKQIKKMISSYVGENAEFERQMLSGELEVELIPQGTLATRCMAAGYGMPAVWTPAGVGTEVAEGKETRVFNGKEYLLEYAFEAEFAIVKAWKGDTMGNLIYKSTARNFNPAMAIGGKITIAEVEELVPAGELDPNQIHTPGIYVHRIFQGEKFEKRIEQRTVRKAS from the coding sequence ATGGGATTTAATAAAGTATATAAAACAGCAGATGAAGCTCTAGCGGGAATTCAAGATGGTATGACTCTGATGTTAGGAGGGTTCGGTTTATGCGGTATACCAGAGAATTCAATTGCTGCTTTGGTGAGAAAGGGTACGAAAAATTTGACTTGTATATCCAATAATGCGGGTGTAGATGATTTCGGACTAGGGCTACTTTTACAAACCAAGCAGATAAAAAAAATGATATCTAGTTATGTGGGAGAAAATGCAGAGTTTGAGCGGCAAATGCTGTCGGGAGAGTTAGAGGTAGAGCTTATTCCACAAGGCACCTTAGCTACTCGATGCATGGCAGCCGGCTACGGCATGCCTGCTGTATGGACTCCTGCTGGAGTAGGCACAGAGGTGGCTGAGGGAAAAGAGACGCGAGTATTCAATGGTAAGGAATATTTACTAGAATATGCTTTTGAAGCAGAGTTCGCTATTGTCAAGGCCTGGAAAGGAGATACTATGGGTAATTTAATTTATAAGTCTACTGCCAGAAATTTTAATCCTGCCATGGCTATAGGAGGCAAGATTACCATAGCAGAGGTGGAAGAATTAGTGCCCGCAGGAGAATTAGACCCTAATCAGATACACACTCCTGGGATTTACGTTCATAGAATTTTCCAAGGTGAAAAATTTGAAAAACGAATAGAGCAGCGAACGGTTAGAAAAGCAAGTTAA
- a CDS encoding serine hydrolase: MSASILIGQQVVFTKSDTLWALKTMNRLNTKEKIAQLFMTEVYPKPENKDNKKKVLQLIKKNKVGGLICMKGDYGLTGEWLREFQKTSDVPLLVSIDGEWGINMRIANTTKFPYQLTMGALANDSLIYEMGRAIARDCRRLGIHVNFAPVVDININPNNPVINYRSFGENKLKVANKALNYALGMQSENVMACAKHFPGHGDTDVDSHHDIPVINKSKEKLEDIELFPFIRMAEENVWGTMIAHLKVPSLDSVNTASLSYDVVTKLLKQDLGFQGLVYTDALNMGGATKSSEPGSLELEAYIAGNDILLMSQNIESGIEKIYQHIMLSSNSKTEQDLNNRVFKILLFKHRLKTEQILATENAPDESYNKSLRDRIYQDALTFVSQEKTIESLILDKSRSALLISFSDKSTNFAHMMQGFKEMAQIRLSKNSSDKEYTSVLEATKNYEQVFIAYHDLSQHSANNFGLTNRQINFIESVSNLPNITHILFGNPYALKYFQKAKNVLITYEDNEIVQIVAFKKLYLNEKFLGKLPVSVGVFPEGSQYLISQKTLPKQEDIAADTAFIDEAYLTQISKADALARIETLCMEIQNKGVAPGGQLYVMHKGKEIYKKSFGKHTYATQSREVKNSDIYDLASVSKIIGTTLALMKMNDAGMISITDRVGDYLTLGEFNTVSNVTLAQLLTHEAGLTPFIPFFERFNDSNFFNYFRTNSEANFTTKVANDLYVRDDYKDSMWYETTHRERKGEGRYKYSDLSMYILQKIVETASGLSLDQYLYTQIYRPMGLELCYNPTEKIKLERIVPTEYDFKFRLQQIHGYVHDQGCALYGGVCGHAGLFGKAEDVGKIMQMLLDGGRYKGKQYIKPETIALFTSQQNPNSRRGLGFDKPSVDNLGSSPTSPLCSFATFGHTGFTGTCAWADPFNELVFVFLSNRIYPDANNKKLARGKYRERLQSLFYLYTKE, encoded by the coding sequence ATGTCTGCCTCCATACTCATTGGTCAACAAGTGGTATTCACTAAATCGGATACACTCTGGGCTTTGAAAACCATGAATAGGTTAAATACGAAAGAAAAAATAGCCCAGCTATTCATGACAGAGGTCTATCCAAAACCTGAAAACAAAGACAACAAGAAAAAAGTATTGCAACTGATTAAAAAAAATAAAGTCGGAGGTCTAATCTGTATGAAGGGTGACTATGGTCTCACTGGCGAATGGCTTCGAGAGTTTCAGAAAACAAGTGATGTTCCTCTTTTAGTATCTATAGATGGTGAATGGGGCATCAATATGCGTATAGCGAATACTACAAAATTTCCTTATCAATTGACCATGGGGGCATTGGCGAATGATAGCCTAATTTATGAAATGGGACGGGCAATAGCTAGAGATTGTCGCAGATTGGGAATTCATGTAAACTTCGCTCCAGTAGTCGATATAAATATCAATCCTAATAATCCGGTAATTAATTATAGGTCCTTCGGTGAAAATAAATTAAAAGTGGCAAATAAGGCACTTAACTACGCCCTAGGTATGCAGTCAGAAAATGTTATGGCTTGTGCTAAGCATTTTCCAGGACACGGTGACACTGATGTGGATAGTCATCACGATATTCCTGTAATAAATAAATCAAAAGAAAAATTAGAAGATATAGAGCTCTTCCCTTTTATAAGAATGGCAGAAGAGAATGTATGGGGGACCATGATTGCCCATCTTAAAGTACCTAGTCTCGATTCAGTTAATACTGCCTCTTTATCCTACGATGTCGTCACCAAGTTGCTAAAACAAGATTTGGGATTTCAAGGTTTGGTATACACAGATGCACTCAATATGGGCGGAGCTACTAAGAGTTCAGAGCCGGGATCTCTAGAGCTAGAGGCTTATATAGCAGGAAATGATATTTTGCTCATGTCGCAAAATATTGAATCTGGAATAGAAAAAATCTATCAACACATCATGTTGAGTTCGAATTCTAAAACAGAACAAGATTTAAATAATCGGGTATTTAAAATTCTCTTATTCAAGCATAGACTAAAAACGGAACAAATATTAGCTACTGAAAATGCACCCGATGAGTCTTATAATAAAAGTCTAAGAGATAGAATCTATCAAGATGCCCTTACTTTTGTATCACAAGAGAAGACAATTGAATCCCTAATACTAGATAAATCACGTTCTGCTTTACTCATTTCATTCTCTGATAAGTCTACTAATTTTGCTCATATGATGCAAGGATTTAAGGAGATGGCTCAAATACGATTATCCAAAAATTCTTCAGACAAAGAGTATACCAGTGTATTGGAAGCCACAAAAAATTATGAGCAGGTTTTTATAGCTTACCATGACTTATCACAACATAGCGCCAATAATTTTGGATTGACAAATCGTCAAATCAACTTCATAGAAAGTGTAAGCAATTTGCCAAACATTACACATATATTATTTGGCAATCCTTATGCATTAAAGTATTTTCAAAAGGCCAAAAATGTACTTATCACCTATGAAGATAATGAGATTGTTCAGATAGTTGCATTTAAAAAATTATATTTAAACGAAAAGTTTTTAGGGAAACTACCTGTTTCTGTTGGTGTGTTTCCTGAAGGCAGCCAATATCTCATTTCTCAAAAAACGCTACCCAAACAAGAAGATATAGCCGCTGATACTGCTTTTATAGATGAAGCATATCTTACACAGATAAGTAAAGCCGATGCCTTAGCCAGAATAGAAACGCTCTGTATGGAAATTCAAAATAAAGGTGTAGCTCCTGGTGGGCAGCTTTATGTCATGCATAAAGGTAAAGAAATTTATAAAAAATCATTTGGAAAGCACACATATGCCACTCAATCTAGAGAGGTAAAAAACTCAGATATTTACGATCTGGCTTCGGTCTCTAAAATTATTGGGACAACACTCGCATTAATGAAAATGAACGATGCAGGTATGATTTCAATTACTGATAGAGTAGGCGACTATTTAACCCTTGGAGAATTTAATACAGTTTCTAATGTAACATTAGCTCAGCTCCTGACCCATGAAGCTGGGTTAACCCCGTTCATACCATTTTTCGAGCGATTTAATGATAGCAATTTTTTCAATTATTTCAGGACAAATTCAGAGGCCAACTTTACCACAAAAGTAGCCAATGACCTTTATGTTAGAGACGACTACAAAGATAGCATGTGGTATGAAACAACACATCGAGAGCGTAAGGGCGAAGGACGATATAAATACTCTGACCTCAGCATGTACATACTGCAAAAGATAGTAGAGACCGCTTCAGGGTTATCCCTTGACCAATATTTATACACCCAGATATATAGACCTATGGGGCTTGAATTGTGTTATAATCCAACGGAAAAAATAAAACTTGAGCGAATTGTCCCTACGGAATATGACTTTAAATTTAGGCTTCAACAAATCCATGGCTATGTCCATGATCAAGGGTGTGCACTATATGGTGGGGTTTGTGGTCACGCCGGGTTATTTGGGAAAGCAGAAGATGTAGGCAAAATTATGCAAATGCTACTTGATGGTGGTCGGTACAAAGGTAAACAATATATAAAACCTGAAACTATAGCACTTTTTACAAGCCAACAAAATCCAAATTCTAGACGTGGATTGGGCTTTGACAAGCCTAGTGTTGACAATTTAGGTTCTAGTCCTACCTCACCACTATGTTCTTTTGCTACTTTTGGGCACACTGGATTTACGGGTACATGTGCATGGGCAGATCCTTTTAACGAGCTCGTATTCGTTTTTCTTTCCAATAGGATTTATCCAGATGCTAATAATAAAAAACTAGCAAGAGGAAAATATAGAGAGCGATTGCAATCCTTGTTTTATCTTTATACTAAAGAATAA
- a CDS encoding YqgE/AlgH family protein, whose product MKVEPGSLLISYPFLEDDYFYRSVICMIEHNGEGSFGLIINKKMPYKIGELVPILSHLDNHIYMGGPVDTQSLFFLHPYPDLKDTMKVAEGLYMNGDIQELKDMIELDFAQGQEIRFYLGYSGWSVNQLQGEIDEKSWLIGPSNPGLVYDDSLDDIIWRKAVEQLGDEYKDLAKFPIDPQMN is encoded by the coding sequence GTGAAAGTAGAACCTGGAAGTTTATTGATAAGCTATCCTTTTTTAGAAGATGATTATTTTTATCGTTCTGTTATTTGTATGATAGAGCACAATGGTGAAGGATCATTTGGCCTAATAATCAATAAAAAAATGCCCTATAAAATTGGGGAGTTAGTTCCTATTTTATCTCATTTAGATAATCATATCTATATGGGTGGTCCAGTTGATACTCAGTCACTTTTCTTCTTACATCCCTACCCAGATCTCAAGGACACTATGAAAGTTGCAGAAGGGCTTTACATGAATGGGGATATCCAAGAATTGAAAGATATGATAGAGTTGGATTTTGCACAAGGGCAGGAAATCCGATTTTATCTGGGCTATTCTGGATGGTCTGTAAATCAGTTACAAGGAGAAATCGACGAGAAGTCTTGGCTAATAGGACCCTCGAATCCTGGGCTAGTATATGATGACAGCCTAGATGATATCATATGGAGAAAAGCTGTAGAACAACTCGGGGATGAGTACAAAGACTTGGCTAAATTTCCTATAGACCCTCAGATGAATTAA